The genomic stretch ATGCGCCACACAGGACTCACTCGAGCTCAAGCAAGAGTTCGCGCTGAAGGCCTATTGGAAATTGTTGATATTCACCCTAGCCGCTTGAGCGATTACCCTCACCAGTTCTCTGGTGGTATGCGTCAGCGTTTGGTTATCGCTATTGCTCTGGCTCTGAATCCGAAGATGATCATCATGGATGAACCAACTACGGCACTAGACGTGGTGGTCCAACGTGAAATTCTGCAAAAGATTTACGCGCTTAAAGAAGAGTTTGGCTTCTCAATTCTGTTCATTACTCATGACTTGTCGCTGATGGTCGAGTTTTCTGACCGTATAGGCATCATGTATTCTGGTGAATTGATTGAAGTCGCACCTTCGAAACAAATTCTGGAAAGTCCTTACCACCCTTACACCAAAGGTTTGGGTAGCTCTTTCCCTCCACTAACTGGTCCTAAGACCAAATTGACTGGTATTCCAGGCAACCCTTTGAACCTATTAGAGATTCCTCAAGGCTGCCGCTTCCAAGCTCGCTGTGACCGAGTCCACGAAGCTTGTACACGAGTACCGACTCAGCTGCGTCAAATTGAACCTGGTCGTTATTCAAACTGCCACTTGTACGGCGATACGATTGCTCAAGCCAAGGTTTAAAACCAGAAGTCACGCTAGCTAAGAACAAAATTACACTGGAGAGAATTATGAGCAAACAACTCGGCGAACTGCTGGTTGAGGGTAAAAACGTCGTTAAGGACTTCCCGTTAAACAGTAACTCAATCAAGCAGTCAAAGATGCGTGCTATCAACGACGTATCTTTCAAAATGTACAAAAGCCGCGGTTTGTCAGTAGTGGGCGAATCTGGTTCAGGTAAATCGACCACCGCTAAAATGATTGCAAAAATGTACGCACCTACTGACGGCATCATTGAGT from Vibrio parahaemolyticus encodes the following:
- a CDS encoding ABC transporter ATP-binding protein, with amino-acid sequence MTAPLISIRNLCVDYITDAGDVRACNNVSFDIAPGEVFGLAGESGCGKSTVAFSLMRLHKPPAFITGGEVIFNGEDILQYSDQRMQSFRWSEMSMVFQSAMNALNPVLTMEEQFCDVIMRHTGLTRAQARVRAEGLLEIVDIHPSRLSDYPHQFSGGMRQRLVIAIALALNPKMIIMDEPTTALDVVVQREILQKIYALKEEFGFSILFITHDLSLMVEFSDRIGIMYSGELIEVAPSKQILESPYHPYTKGLGSSFPPLTGPKTKLTGIPGNPLNLLEIPQGCRFQARCDRVHEACTRVPTQLRQIEPGRYSNCHLYGDTIAQAKV